GAAGAAAATTACGTCGGCGGATGCGATTTATACTTGGGCCCCAACACAGTGTCATTGACTCATTTACAACATACCATTGaaaatgcaaatgtgttttctcCACTGGTGTTGCCCTCCATTAAGACTTTACTGTCCACATCGTTTTCATCTTCACTCCTGGCGGCATCAAATATGTTCCCTTCGGAATCTGACAGGTCTTCCTCATTCTATAGGTTAACAAGGGAAAAATATGTCTTGAAAGAATATTaatgcataaaaataaaaagggttGGCATTTATTGAAGCAAGGTAAACACTGTGATGTATAATAGTGTATTACCTCTTCAATGTCAGTGCCCAACAGGCTAGTTGTGGAGGGGTTTTCATTGTCCACTTCATCATCTTCGTCTTCACTGTTGGATGCATTACTCATGTCATCTTCTGTGTTTATTCGGTCATCCTCATTGTCATTCTGCAGGTTAACAATGGAAAAAACGTGATGGGTGAAATGTAAAAGATCATTTCAAAAAATGGCAGGCTTTTCTTGTACCACAATTTATAGATATTAGAGATGGGtgattttattaaattgttaatCAAAAATGGGTGACAGACACTTTTGTGCAGGAAAGTGTGATATGAGAAATTATTACAGTAAAGGTCTAGCTGACAACCCGAGTACAAATGAAGTGGAAGTTGTGAAAACATATTGTATAGTACAAAATCAAGCAGTATTACTAGGCTACTTTAATGCTGTAATAAGGGATAATGCTCTCCATTAGGCCTGTGAGATATGGACAAAATTAAGTATCACAATATTTCGGATTGAATACTTCGGTATTGATATTGTAACAATATCATAGGAATGACAATTGGTACTTTTAGCCGATatttaaacaattatattttttataaaaagtcCATAGTAATATGATTACGGATGATCAAGTGGGGAAGCATTTATTTGTCAGTTCATAAATTGCAAAAAATGCTGACATTGTACTATCGTAATAGGTGTAATATGTAAAAACCTCTTGAATGTCCTCAAAGTCCTCATTGCccactttatttatttcatcTTCGCTGTTGGAAGCATTACTCATGCCATCTCCAGTATTTCTTTGACCATCTTCATTGCTGTAGCACTTGTAGACAAGACAGAATGTGTAAGAAgcatttaataacattttatagattACATGATTAATTGATAATGCCAAAAAGGTGCTGCAGCCCTTGTGTCACCCTCCAAAAAGCATCCCTCATACTGACCACATTTAGGAAactgtcatcatcatcttcaatATTTGCATTTAACCTGCAATCTTCTTGCCTTCTCTGCATTTAGAGAGACATTGAGACTTTtaatcatatacagtggatataaaaagtctacacccctgttaaaatgccaggttcttgtgatgtaaaagaatgagacaaagataaatcatgttagaactacttccacctttaatgtgacctatagcgtgaacaattcaactgaaaaacaaggtttttattttcccccctcaaagatttcagttagtttttcaattgaattgttaacattataggtcacattaaaagtaaaaaaggtCTGA
This portion of the Esox lucius isolate fEsoLuc1 chromosome 13, fEsoLuc1.pri, whole genome shotgun sequence genome encodes:
- the LOC109615401 gene encoding serine/threonine-protein kinase rio2-like, giving the protein MSNASNSEDEINKVGNEDFEDIQENDNEDDRINTEDDMSNASNSEDEDDEVDNENPSTTSLLGTDIEENEEDLSDSEGNIFDAARSEDENDVDSKVLMEGNTSGENTFAFSMGSADRADTGDNPLYPGAPLSKGESVLMLMSYLLRLSNYFKNMVSVLMKKLEP